From a region of the Burkholderia lata genome:
- a CDS encoding MFS transporter produces the protein MTSPSSPRSAWTYENRLLLILFMTFGFVFFDRLALSFLFPFMSAELHLTNTQLGMVSSALALTWALSGAATGAWSDARGTRKPLLIAAVLGFSVCSALSGLVGGFASLIAFRALMGIAEGPVLPLSQSLMVESSTPSRRGLNMGLLQGSAAGLLGAMIGPPVVIGIATAYGWREAFYVSCVPGFLIAFCIWRWVREVPPGGVRHAQADTAGTPAASGAAVSRWALLKERNILLCMLISCFFLTWFIVIISFAPVFLVESRHLSPSDMGVVMTCLGAAWVFWGFAVPAISDRIGRKPTMIAFALIAAVCPIVLIHAGSLWVLCALVFATYTGLGCFTLFMATIPAETVPPRAIASALGLIMGAGELIGGFVAPTVAGFAADKYGLQFAMWTSAAGAILACVLSFGLVETAPAVLRKRALAGSAASRLDAQNLGGR, from the coding sequence ATGACATCTCCTTCCTCCCCCCGATCCGCCTGGACGTACGAGAACCGGCTGCTGCTGATCCTGTTCATGACGTTCGGCTTCGTGTTCTTCGACCGCCTCGCGCTGTCGTTCCTGTTCCCGTTCATGTCGGCCGAGCTGCACCTGACGAACACGCAGCTCGGCATGGTGTCGTCCGCGCTCGCGCTCACGTGGGCATTGTCCGGTGCCGCGACGGGCGCGTGGTCCGACGCGCGCGGCACGCGCAAGCCGCTGCTGATCGCGGCCGTGCTCGGCTTTTCCGTGTGTTCGGCGCTGTCGGGGCTCGTCGGCGGCTTCGCGAGCCTGATCGCGTTCCGCGCGCTGATGGGCATCGCCGAAGGCCCCGTGCTGCCGCTGTCGCAATCGCTGATGGTCGAAAGCTCGACGCCGAGCCGCCGCGGGCTGAACATGGGCCTGCTGCAAGGCTCCGCCGCCGGCCTGCTCGGCGCGATGATCGGCCCGCCGGTGGTCATCGGCATCGCAACCGCGTACGGCTGGCGCGAGGCGTTCTACGTGTCGTGCGTTCCGGGCTTCCTGATCGCGTTCTGCATCTGGCGCTGGGTGCGCGAAGTGCCGCCCGGCGGCGTGCGGCACGCGCAGGCCGATACCGCCGGCACGCCGGCCGCGAGCGGCGCGGCAGTCAGCCGCTGGGCGTTGCTGAAGGAACGCAACATCCTGCTCTGCATGCTGATCAGTTGCTTCTTTCTCACGTGGTTCATCGTGATCATCTCGTTCGCGCCGGTGTTCCTCGTGGAAAGCCGCCACCTGTCGCCGTCCGACATGGGCGTCGTGATGACCTGCCTCGGCGCCGCGTGGGTGTTCTGGGGCTTCGCGGTGCCGGCGATCTCCGACCGGATCGGCCGCAAGCCGACGATGATCGCGTTCGCACTGATCGCGGCCGTGTGCCCGATCGTGCTGATCCATGCCGGCTCGCTGTGGGTGCTCTGTGCGCTCGTGTTCGCCACCTACACGGGCCTCGGCTGCTTCACGCTGTTCATGGCGACGATCCCCGCCGAAACGGTGCCGCCGCGCGCGATCGCCAGCGCGCTCGGCCTGATCATGGGCGCGGGCGAGTTGATCGGCGGCTTCGTTGCGCCGACCGTCGCCGGCTTCGCGGCCGACAAGTACGGCTTGCAGTTCGCGATGTGGACGTCGGCCGCCGGCGCGATCCTCGCATGCGTGCTGTCGTTCGGCCTCGTCGAAACCGCGCCCGCCGTGCTGCGCAAGCGCGCGCTCGCCGGCTCGGCCGCGAGCCGTCTCGATGCGCAAAACCTCGGAGGTCGCTGA
- a CDS encoding GMC family oxidoreductase translates to METYDHIVVGGGSAGCTVAHRLVKAGRRVLLLEDGPKDDSLFIRMPATFIRVLGTRRTVTFESEPQAGAAGRKTYVPQGRTLGGGSSVNAMLYVRGTRDDYDDWAALGCTGWGWDDVLPVFKRAESHLRLSEPFHGTDGPLKVGDTRFRHPLSLAFVKAAQETGIAYNDDFNGAAQHGVGFYHTTIFDGQRGSTAATYLADAIGHPNLRVLTGCRVTRIRFDGQRASGVEWRTESGATGSAAARADVVLAAGALSTPKLLMLSGIGPGAHLHAHGIDVLHDSRDVGANYQDHLEVSIYGRSHAPVSLLGEDRGLKALRHGLQWMLCRTGLLTSNVVESGAFVDTTGSGRPDIQFHVLPTLVGDVDREPLPGHGLSINPCLLRPRSRGSVQLRGNDPAAPILFDSGALSDPADVDGLVRGVALARQIIRAPSLARIVREAETLTDTALADYVRHRAKTVYHPAGTCRMGNDAHAVVTPRLAVQGVDGLRICDASVMPRIVSGNTNAPTIMIAERCAEFMLAE, encoded by the coding sequence ATGGAGACGTACGACCATATCGTCGTCGGCGGCGGTTCGGCCGGCTGCACGGTCGCGCACCGGCTGGTGAAGGCCGGCAGGCGCGTGCTGCTGCTCGAGGACGGCCCGAAGGACGACAGCCTGTTCATCCGGATGCCGGCGACGTTCATCCGCGTGCTCGGCACGCGGCGCACGGTCACGTTCGAGAGCGAGCCGCAAGCCGGTGCGGCGGGCCGCAAGACCTATGTGCCGCAGGGCCGCACGCTCGGCGGCGGCAGTTCGGTCAATGCGATGCTGTACGTGCGCGGCACGCGCGACGACTACGACGACTGGGCCGCGCTCGGCTGCACGGGTTGGGGCTGGGACGACGTACTGCCCGTGTTCAAGCGCGCCGAATCGCACCTGCGGCTCTCCGAGCCGTTTCACGGCACCGACGGGCCGCTGAAGGTCGGCGACACGCGCTTCCGCCATCCGCTGAGCCTCGCGTTCGTGAAAGCCGCGCAGGAAACCGGCATCGCGTACAACGACGACTTCAACGGCGCCGCGCAACATGGCGTCGGCTTCTACCACACGACGATCTTCGACGGGCAGCGCGGCAGTACCGCGGCCACCTATCTCGCCGACGCGATCGGCCACCCGAACCTGCGCGTGCTGACCGGCTGCCGCGTCACGCGCATCCGGTTCGACGGCCAGCGCGCGAGCGGTGTCGAATGGCGGACGGAAAGCGGCGCGACGGGTTCGGCCGCCGCGCGCGCCGACGTCGTGCTCGCGGCCGGCGCGCTAAGCACGCCGAAGCTGCTGATGCTGTCGGGCATCGGGCCCGGCGCGCACCTGCACGCGCACGGCATCGACGTGCTGCACGACAGCCGCGACGTCGGCGCGAACTACCAGGATCATCTCGAAGTCTCGATCTACGGCCGCAGCCACGCGCCCGTCAGCCTGCTGGGCGAGGATCGCGGGCTGAAAGCGCTGCGGCACGGGCTGCAGTGGATGCTGTGCCGCACGGGCCTGCTGACGTCGAACGTCGTCGAATCCGGCGCGTTCGTCGACACGACCGGCAGCGGCCGCCCGGACATCCAGTTCCACGTGCTGCCGACGCTCGTCGGCGACGTCGACCGCGAGCCACTGCCCGGCCACGGCCTGTCGATCAACCCATGCCTGCTCAGGCCGCGCTCGCGCGGCTCGGTGCAACTGCGCGGCAACGATCCGGCCGCACCGATCCTGTTCGACAGCGGCGCGTTGTCCGACCCGGCCGATGTCGACGGCCTCGTGCGCGGCGTCGCGCTCGCGCGGCAGATCATCCGTGCGCCGTCGCTCGCACGCATCGTGCGCGAAGCCGAGACATTGACCGACACGGCACTCGCCGACTATGTGCGGCATCGCGCGAAAACCGTCTATCACCCGGCCGGCACCTGTCGCATGGGCAACGACGCGCATGCGGTCGTCACACCGCGCCTCGCTGTGCAAGGTGTCGACGGATTGCGGATCTGCGATGCGTCGGTGATGCCGCGCATCGTGTCCGGCAACACGAACGCGCCGACGATCATGATCGCGGAGCGCTGCGCCGAGTTCATGCTCGCGGAGTAA
- a CDS encoding helix-turn-helix domain-containing protein, giving the protein MTNSTVFSRTRGSTADVPVRDRMAYWDAFNAATLVGLRCSSLSPAGLEVEKTDIALPGLGIADISGQDHVIERSPALVRQLPKESLFACQILSGRAYFIQRDRCLLADAGDVVVYDTRVPYLFGFLTPMRQLLIDIPITTFDDRLDAELAALPLRIAPKPGAGAMLGATLRASVERFMKDPVEHDATRFAEHTRTLIAELIDAEVNGAGASRASLSYLLTAKQYIATHLGDPELAPQAVADAVGLSLRHLGRLFAAEGESITQHIWSERLSHAHRELTDARLRKTSVGEIAFRWGFSSQAHFSRAIRERYGASPMALRDAARADGS; this is encoded by the coding sequence GTGACGAATTCGACCGTTTTTTCCCGCACGCGAGGCTCGACGGCCGACGTGCCGGTGCGCGACAGGATGGCGTACTGGGACGCGTTCAATGCGGCGACGCTGGTCGGGCTGCGTTGCTCGTCGTTGTCGCCGGCCGGGCTCGAGGTCGAGAAGACCGATATCGCGCTGCCGGGCCTCGGCATCGCGGACATCAGCGGCCAGGATCACGTGATCGAGCGCAGCCCCGCGCTGGTGCGCCAGTTGCCGAAGGAGTCGCTGTTTGCGTGCCAGATCCTGAGCGGGCGCGCGTATTTCATCCAGCGGGACCGCTGCCTGCTCGCGGACGCCGGCGATGTCGTCGTCTACGACACGCGCGTGCCCTATCTGTTCGGATTCCTGACACCGATGCGGCAGCTGCTGATCGATATTCCGATCACGACGTTCGACGACCGGCTCGATGCGGAGCTGGCCGCGCTGCCGCTGCGGATCGCGCCGAAGCCGGGCGCGGGCGCGATGCTCGGTGCGACGTTGCGCGCGAGCGTCGAGCGCTTCATGAAGGATCCGGTCGAGCATGACGCCACGCGGTTCGCCGAACACACGCGCACGCTGATCGCCGAGCTCATCGATGCAGAGGTGAACGGTGCGGGTGCTTCGCGCGCGTCGCTGTCGTATCTGCTGACCGCGAAGCAGTACATCGCGACGCATCTCGGCGACCCGGAACTCGCGCCGCAGGCCGTCGCGGACGCGGTCGGGCTGTCGCTGCGGCATCTGGGCCGGCTCTTCGCGGCCGAAGGCGAGTCGATCACGCAGCACATCTGGTCGGAGCGGCTGTCGCATGCGCATCGCGAGCTGACCGATGCGCGGCTGCGCAAGACGAGCGTCGGCGAAATCGCGTTCCGCTGGGGATTTTCGAGCCAGGCGCACTTCAGTCGTGCGATTCGTGAGCGCTATGGTGCGTCGCCGATGGCGCTGCGCGACGCGGCGCGGGCGGATGGGAGCTGA
- a CDS encoding 2,4'-dihydroxyacetophenone dioxygenase family protein produces MVDKAVAEFWQNIPPIANPFKPDALPEAYIANAATDDDRYYVPFTETVSSRPLWISPSQNKWCDILMAKEAGLVNRHYHPHEVFAYTLSGKWGYLEHEWTATRGDFVYETPGEGHTLVAFDHPEPMRAFFIVKGPLIWLDEAGNPDGYFDVHSYIAMCKAHYEKVGLGAQAIEKLFR; encoded by the coding sequence GTGGTCGACAAAGCCGTAGCCGAATTCTGGCAAAACATCCCGCCGATTGCCAATCCGTTCAAGCCCGATGCGCTGCCCGAAGCGTACATCGCGAACGCGGCCACCGACGACGATCGCTATTACGTTCCGTTCACCGAAACGGTTTCGTCACGGCCGCTGTGGATTTCGCCGTCGCAGAACAAATGGTGCGACATCCTGATGGCGAAGGAAGCCGGGCTCGTGAACCGGCACTATCACCCGCACGAGGTGTTCGCTTACACGCTGTCAGGCAAGTGGGGTTATCTGGAGCACGAATGGACCGCGACGCGCGGCGATTTCGTGTACGAGACACCGGGCGAAGGCCACACGCTCGTCGCGTTCGATCACCCGGAGCCGATGCGCGCGTTCTTCATCGTCAAGGGGCCGCTGATCTGGCTCGACGAAGCCGGCAACCCCGACGGCTACTTCGATGTGCACTCGTACATCGCGATGTGCAAGGCGCATTACGAGAAGGTCGGCCTCGGCGCGCAAGCGATCGAGAAGCTGTTCCGCTGA